One Pyrofollis japonicus DNA window includes the following coding sequences:
- a CDS encoding FAD-dependent thymidylate synthase, which translates to MALQFAPEDAVLYLVVHNWPRGIVAAAKVSQGRTFIKNVSHYFNEYPFWDAVAWAVQAVDTPCLERQGYESVLEHVVVQFVAKCSRICTHELVRHRLASYAQTSTRVLGLEAFRADDEKPGILYPLVEKAAEGDPKAIGKLCVIPEWDDGSVWEACREYFRRIVEHSGKGIDAWLRYSQPDALAAHIMVTTNLRELLHMASMRLHPHAHWEIRRLFEALADDLWEKYRIPFHLMLLLKRPGLATLRRDLKEKAHTQLKELLENLDKRSLSKLIILVQKSLGLQVP; encoded by the coding sequence ATGGCGCTACAATTTGCTCCTGAAGATGCTGTTCTCTACCTTGTTGTACATAATTGGCCTCGCGGTATCGTTGCTGCGGCCAAGGTTAGTCAGGGCCGTACTTTTATCAAGAATGTTAGCCATTATTTTAACGAGTATCCCTTCTGGGATGCTGTGGCCTGGGCGGTGCAGGCTGTTGACACTCCTTGCCTGGAGAGGCAGGGCTATGAGAGCGTCCTGGAGCACGTGGTTGTGCAGTTCGTTGCTAAGTGTTCCAGGATATGCACACATGAGCTTGTAAGGCACAGGTTGGCCAGCTACGCGCAGACCAGTACCAGGGTGCTTGGCCTAGAGGCTTTCAGAGCAGACGACGAAAAGCCTGGAATCCTGTACCCGCTGGTGGAGAAAGCTGCTGAAGGAGACCCGAAGGCCATAGGGAAGCTCTGCGTTATACCAGAGTGGGATGATGGTAGTGTGTGGGAGGCTTGTAGGGAGTATTTTAGAAGGATAGTAGAGCATAGCGGTAAGGGAATTGATGCTTGGCTTCGCTACTCTCAGCCAGACGCCTTGGCAGCGCACATAATGGTTACTACTAACCTAAGAGAACTACTCCACATGGCCAGTATGAGGCTACACCCACATGCCCACTGGGAGATAAGGAGACTTTTCGAAGCACTTGCTGACGATCTCTGGGAGAAGTATCGAATACCATTTCATCTAATGCTCTTATTGAAGAGGCCAGGCTTAGCTACGCTACGACGGGATCTAAAAGAGAAGGCGCATACGCAACTAAAGGAGCTTCTTGAAAATCTCGATAAACGTTCACTAAGTAAGCTTATAATACTTGTTCAAAAATCACTTGGTTTGCAAGTACCGTAG
- a CDS encoding basic amino acid ABC transporter substrate-binding protein translates to MESKTALAISIIVVIVIIAGIAAYYSTHKGKGAKEYLVVGTSPDFPPFEYVDENGNIVGFDIDLIRLVAQKAGFKDIKIVSMDFDALIPALQQGKIDVIAAGMTITPEREKVVDFTIPYWEVDQAVIVSKTSSFKPTKLEDLAGKTVGVETGTTAASYLKDYVKKHNVDIKIKEYSSYVLAVQDLVNGRIDAVMLDVPVAKMFAKKYPVEIAFVVKTGEKYGFAVKKGNKELLDKLNKALQEVMNSPEWEKLVEKYFGS, encoded by the coding sequence ATGGAGTCCAAAACGGCACTAGCAATCAGCATAATAGTGGTCATTGTGATAATCGCTGGTATAGCAGCCTATTACTCGACGCACAAGGGTAAGGGAGCCAAGGAGTATCTTGTAGTGGGAACGTCGCCCGACTTTCCTCCCTTCGAGTATGTTGACGAGAACGGGAACATAGTTGGCTTTGACATCGATCTCATTAGATTAGTTGCCCAGAAGGCTGGCTTCAAAGACATCAAGATAGTAAGCATGGACTTTGATGCGCTCATACCAGCTTTGCAGCAGGGCAAAATAGACGTCATAGCAGCCGGTATGACCATTACGCCAGAGAGGGAGAAGGTAGTAGATTTCACGATACCGTACTGGGAAGTTGACCAAGCAGTAATAGTCAGCAAGACGAGCAGCTTTAAGCCTACAAAGCTGGAAGACTTGGCTGGTAAAACTGTTGGTGTTGAGACTGGAACAACTGCTGCCAGCTACTTGAAGGACTATGTGAAGAAGCACAATGTAGACATAAAGATAAAGGAGTATAGTAGCTACGTGCTCGCTGTCCAGGACCTTGTTAATGGAAGAATAGATGCGGTAATGCTAGATGTGCCTGTTGCAAAAATGTTTGCAAAGAAGTATCCAGTAGAAATCGCGTTCGTGGTGAAGACGGGCGAAAAGTACGGGTTCGCAGTAAAGAAGGGTAACAAGGAGCTATTAGACAAGCTAAACAAGGCCTTACAAGAGGTAATGAATAGTCCGGAGTGGGAGAAACTAGTAGAAAAGTACTTCGGAAGCTAA
- a CDS encoding CopG family ribbon-helix-helix protein, with translation MSVASAIYVRVPRDLLQEFDRAAQMHGLSRSEAIREAMKLYIRYAKAPEVKKLRGIAEAPVSADDLDKYVLPG, from the coding sequence ATGAGTGTCGCATCAGCGATATATGTGCGTGTGCCACGCGACCTTCTGCAGGAATTTGACCGTGCTGCTCAAATGCATGGTCTCTCTCGAAGCGAGGCAATCAGAGAGGCAATGAAGCTCTATATTAGGTATGCAAAGGCGCCTGAAGTAAAGAAACTACGCGGAATAGCTGAAGCACCAGTAAGTGCTGACGACCTAGATAAGTATGTGCTCCCAGGCTAA
- a CDS encoding amino acid ABC transporter permease, producing MDPLGFFAPLRPYIGVILSGLPMTLILTFGGFGIGLLIGPLLAFLETYAPPLIARIAAAIEETIRGIPLLVILFLVFFGLPVLGIQLSPVLSAIIAIGIRSLAYQSQIIRSALLSIPRSQWEAALSLGMSPLSAFFNVIAPQAFRIAMPGLVNQFTIDLKDTSLAYAVGVAELFTQSVHVAQVILDYLPPLVFVGIIYFILTYSFSLGAGWLYKKLSIPGLGGTQQ from the coding sequence ATGGATCCATTAGGGTTTTTTGCACCGCTAAGACCCTACATAGGGGTCATACTCTCTGGCCTACCCATGACGCTGATTTTGACCTTTGGAGGCTTTGGCATAGGGCTCCTCATAGGCCCCTTGCTTGCTTTTCTAGAAACATACGCGCCTCCTCTTATTGCGCGAATTGCGGCCGCAATAGAGGAGACGATACGCGGTATACCGCTCCTCGTAATCCTCTTCCTCGTCTTCTTTGGCCTACCAGTACTTGGTATACAGTTATCCCCTGTTCTTTCAGCAATAATAGCTATAGGTATTCGTAGCCTAGCATATCAGTCACAGATTATTCGCAGCGCACTGCTCTCGATACCGCGCAGCCAGTGGGAGGCAGCCCTAAGCCTTGGAATGAGCCCGCTAAGCGCCTTCTTCAACGTCATTGCGCCACAAGCTTTCCGCATAGCTATGCCGGGTCTCGTAAACCAGTTCACTATAGATCTCAAGGATACTTCTCTAGCATATGCCGTAGGAGTAGCAGAGCTCTTCACGCAGTCGGTGCACGTAGCACAAGTTATACTCGATTATCTTCCTCCGCTTGTTTTTGTAGGAATCATTTACTTCATACTAACATATAGCTTCAGCCTTGGGGCGGGATGGCTCTATAAAAAGCTAAGCATACCTGGCCTAGGAGGCACACAGCAATGA
- a CDS encoding amino acid ABC transporter ATP-binding protein, with translation MSEEVVLRVEDLWKSYGKQTVLRGISFTVRRGEVKVIIGPSGSGKSTLLRCINLLVKPDKGRIELEGIEVYPRPAMSINKIRERIGFVFQQFNLFMHLTALDNVRIGLIKVKKMSKEEATKKAIEALRMVGIDESLWHKYPAQLSGGQQQRVAIARAIAMEPSIILMDEPTSALDPELVGEVLRVIENLAKQRKTMLIVTHELDFALEAADEIMVLDQGVIVEKGTPDEILRNPKHERTKKFIERIARRMKI, from the coding sequence ATGAGCGAAGAAGTTGTACTCCGCGTCGAAGACCTCTGGAAAAGTTATGGTAAACAAACTGTCCTTAGAGGTATAAGCTTTACCGTAAGGAGAGGAGAAGTAAAGGTAATTATAGGGCCATCCGGCTCGGGCAAATCCACTCTCTTGCGCTGCATAAACCTGCTAGTCAAGCCTGATAAAGGGAGGATAGAACTCGAAGGCATCGAAGTTTATCCTAGGCCAGCTATGAGCATTAACAAGATACGTGAGCGTATAGGCTTTGTGTTCCAGCAGTTTAACCTTTTCATGCACTTAACAGCTCTCGACAACGTGCGCATAGGCCTCATAAAGGTCAAGAAAATGAGTAAAGAAGAGGCAACAAAGAAAGCCATAGAGGCTCTTCGAATGGTGGGAATTGATGAGAGTTTGTGGCATAAGTATCCAGCACAGCTCAGCGGTGGCCAGCAACAAAGGGTAGCAATAGCTAGGGCAATAGCTATGGAGCCATCCATAATACTCATGGATGAGCCTACCTCTGCTCTTGACCCCGAACTCGTCGGCGAGGTATTGAGGGTCATCGAGAATCTTGCAAAGCAGAGAAAGACTATGCTAATAGTAACGCATGAACTTGACTTTGCGCTGGAAGCTGCCGACGAAATCATGGTACTAGATCAAGGAGTTATAGTTGAGAAGGGCACGCCAGATGAAATCCTGCGTAATCCCAAGCACGAGCGCACAAAGAAGTTCATAGAGAGGATAGCGAGGAGAATGAAAATATGA
- a CDS encoding KaiC domain-containing protein encodes MTSKILIERLSTGVEGFDKLVQGGIPRGFFVAVVGEPGTGKTIFSIHFIAEGIRVGDKNIYVTTEESKESIIKQAAMFGFDFEKAINERRLVIIDALMGYRDDPWSLTELDVEHLVNKVIEAKKYLGYGRARLVIDSMSAFWLDKPAMARRYSYYVKRVLYRWDFTALLISQYAVTTSLGFGFGIEHVADGIIRFRKAVVRGELKRYVIIEKMRQTEHSLRMHEIEIINGKGMKVKAPTIYRKEDTVLPSSVAARMLAAELKKLLEMPSELEEEGEREADSI; translated from the coding sequence ATGACTTCAAAAATACTTATTGAACGCCTCTCGACCGGAGTAGAGGGCTTCGATAAATTAGTACAAGGAGGCATACCCAGAGGCTTCTTTGTCGCCGTGGTCGGAGAGCCGGGTACTGGTAAGACGATATTCTCAATACACTTTATTGCAGAAGGTATCCGTGTAGGCGACAAAAACATCTATGTTACCACAGAGGAGTCAAAGGAAAGCATAATAAAACAAGCAGCGATGTTTGGTTTTGACTTCGAGAAGGCAATTAATGAGAGACGATTAGTAATAATAGATGCGCTAATGGGGTATCGTGACGATCCGTGGAGCTTAACGGAGCTAGATGTAGAACACCTTGTTAACAAAGTTATTGAGGCCAAGAAGTACCTTGGATATGGCCGTGCCCGCCTCGTGATTGACTCGATGTCAGCCTTCTGGCTTGATAAACCAGCAATGGCTCGCCGATACAGCTATTACGTGAAGAGAGTGCTTTATCGATGGGATTTCACAGCCCTACTCATCAGCCAGTACGCCGTAACCACTAGCCTGGGCTTTGGGTTTGGAATTGAACATGTCGCTGACGGAATAATAAGGTTCCGTAAAGCCGTAGTAAGGGGCGAGCTAAAACGATACGTAATTATAGAGAAAATGAGGCAGACGGAGCATAGCCTCAGAATGCATGAGATCGAAATAATAAACGGTAAAGGTATGAAGGTAAAAGCTCCGACAATCTATAGGAAGGAGGATACAGTACTGCCCAGCAGTGTTGCGGCACGAATGCTTGCGGCAGAGCTAAAGAAGCTTCTTGAGATGCCGAGCGAGCTTGAAGAAGAGGGGGAACGCGAAGCCGATTCAATATAA
- a CDS encoding class I SAM-dependent methyltransferase → MPRKYRNCIEIGGGSGFFSSRFGCIDVDPAWKMLLRAKLRGVDAVQAVGEKMPIRSGSVDVALIIVTICFVDEPELLVQEAARILRRGGFIVTCIVPRDSPWGIYYISRRHVSPFYRYARFYTVSEIEDMLQRNNLAIVDRLATLSYKPWEPPRYEAPSRRLYGRGFVCIKAVKRQ, encoded by the coding sequence ATGCCTCGTAAATATAGGAACTGTATTGAGATAGGTGGAGGCTCCGGCTTCTTTTCTTCTCGCTTCGGCTGTATCGATGTAGATCCTGCTTGGAAGATGCTTCTCCGAGCAAAGCTACGGGGCGTTGATGCTGTTCAGGCAGTTGGCGAGAAGATGCCGATTCGAAGCGGCTCTGTCGATGTCGCGCTGATCATAGTCACTATTTGCTTTGTGGATGAGCCGGAGCTATTGGTTCAAGAAGCGGCAAGAATCCTCAGAAGAGGTGGTTTCATTGTCACTTGCATTGTTCCGCGCGACTCGCCTTGGGGCATTTATTATATATCGCGGCGACATGTGTCACCCTTTTACCGATATGCTAGATTTTACACTGTATCTGAGATCGAGGATATGCTCCAAAGAAATAACCTGGCCATTGTAGACAGGCTTGCAACTCTCAGTTACAAGCCCTGGGAACCACCTCGCTATGAGGCTCCTTCTCGTAGACTCTATGGTCGGGGCTTTGTCTGCATCAAGGCTGTGAAGAGGCAATAA
- a CDS encoding adenosylcobalamin-dependent ribonucleoside-diphosphate reductase codes for MATRTDYQQLELIRRSLFEPEAETEAKRLLLREIYEVVVNAYRERAPNGGLLASLPECVKTALETGKPCEDDMSFTYNAIRVLMARYMTRDEYGHYLETPSMIMKRVALGFRERVDPERLYQILIRRRFVFNSPTLFNMYCDGAKGTLSACYVTPVYDDMKAIMDAATVQALTFKWGGGQGFSFSELRPRWDIVKGTSGYASGPLSFMRIFDVVTEMVKQGGKRRGANMGIMHAWHPDIFNPFFNPWHALRNMLPPQLQALIDSVKRMLEYLEEEGYEVEPAFKEMIEKLSEPGYSTVEDAGFIQAKEPPLQDANLTNFNISVGANDAFMKAVLEDREWWMVNPRYSADPQTGVYRLHHTVSKATGLGRVGELLEKHGWLLENPYLNIFEETIKEAKEKALEDARGAGYTPEQKNPYAWRYPARKLWEKIVENAWAGGDPGLFFPDNHNKWNPTPWLGAVYGTNPCGEQPLYPFESCNLGSMSVEKYVRDGGFDLESFMHDVQTVVDAMDAVIDYNRHPDERQVKANKFTRKVGLGIMGLADALARLGYPYDSDEAVAFTMIVMAALEVFSWKRSWELGAKLGHAPAFECRKYDWRKMECLEKAEPEELLELHTPALVKAAKVLAFRDGWVKLKYHEVEVSEDIAKRIVGKASSRVEKDGSIRLVPLNVLEKVAREVFGVTKNEYWKALQMSPVMVANSPRHLLALAIFNPGAAWEVLKAYGRVLGARAPRNTVMTTVAPTGTISIIAGTSSGIEPYFALVYKRKVTVGEFLEVVKPFRDKLLEVARKHNVPESIVEKIYEIISKHKGSLRWALDEVRDYLLQNGFQNGFLAEIERLARLFPMSMDFDVWYHLAHQIAAQLYVDQAISKTINLRKEAVKDEVFTAYLVAWLGGLKGVTVYRDESKGVQVIYFGGEQKAIPAIPIRKKRIAESTKKPKKKMRMIHLKKRMKLSELSRDEKVVELFEAKTIETTSGEVVVELTENSTCKTCEI; via the coding sequence TTGGCTACGAGGACAGATTATCAGCAATTGGAATTGATTAGGCGGAGCCTCTTTGAGCCGGAAGCGGAGACAGAGGCCAAGCGGCTACTGCTTCGCGAGATATACGAGGTAGTCGTCAATGCTTATCGAGAAAGGGCGCCCAACGGTGGACTGCTAGCCTCGTTGCCAGAATGTGTTAAAACCGCGCTGGAGACTGGGAAGCCTTGCGAAGACGATATGAGCTTCACCTATAACGCGATAAGAGTCTTGATGGCGCGCTACATGACGAGGGACGAGTACGGCCACTACCTGGAGACACCAAGCATGATAATGAAGAGAGTAGCTCTAGGATTCAGAGAGAGAGTAGACCCGGAGAGGCTTTACCAGATACTAATTAGGAGGCGCTTCGTCTTCAACTCCCCGACACTGTTCAATATGTACTGCGACGGCGCGAAGGGCACACTTAGCGCGTGTTACGTGACCCCAGTCTACGACGACATGAAGGCGATAATGGACGCAGCAACTGTTCAAGCCCTGACATTCAAGTGGGGCGGCGGTCAAGGATTCAGCTTCAGCGAGCTCAGGCCCCGCTGGGACATAGTAAAGGGGACCAGCGGCTACGCCTCCGGCCCTCTCTCATTCATGAGGATATTCGACGTTGTCACAGAGATGGTGAAGCAGGGTGGGAAGCGGCGCGGAGCCAACATGGGCATCATGCATGCCTGGCACCCCGACATCTTCAACCCCTTCTTCAATCCCTGGCACGCCCTCCGCAACATGCTTCCACCACAGCTACAAGCCCTCATAGACAGCGTTAAGAGAATGCTAGAGTATCTCGAGGAAGAGGGCTACGAGGTAGAACCAGCATTCAAGGAGATGATTGAGAAGCTCAGCGAGCCGGGATACAGCACCGTAGAGGACGCTGGCTTCATACAGGCAAAGGAGCCACCGCTACAAGACGCCAACCTCACCAACTTCAACATAAGCGTGGGCGCGAACGACGCCTTCATGAAAGCAGTCCTAGAAGACAGAGAGTGGTGGATGGTCAACCCCAGATACAGCGCAGACCCCCAGACCGGCGTCTACAGGCTACACCACACCGTGAGCAAGGCCACAGGTCTCGGCAGGGTAGGAGAGCTACTAGAGAAGCATGGCTGGCTACTAGAGAACCCTTACCTCAACATATTCGAGGAAACAATCAAGGAGGCCAAAGAGAAGGCCCTTGAAGACGCACGAGGGGCCGGGTACACGCCCGAGCAGAAGAACCCCTATGCATGGAGGTACCCGGCGAGGAAGCTCTGGGAAAAGATAGTTGAAAACGCCTGGGCTGGCGGAGACCCCGGTCTCTTCTTCCCAGATAATCACAACAAGTGGAACCCAACACCATGGCTAGGAGCAGTGTACGGCACTAATCCCTGTGGCGAGCAGCCCCTCTACCCCTTCGAGTCATGTAATCTCGGCAGCATGAGTGTTGAAAAATATGTTAGGGATGGGGGGTTTGACCTAGAGTCATTTATGCATGACGTGCAGACCGTAGTGGATGCTATGGATGCAGTGATCGATTATAACCGGCATCCTGACGAGAGGCAGGTAAAGGCTAACAAGTTTACCCGGAAAGTTGGCCTAGGCATAATGGGGCTCGCTGACGCATTGGCCCGGCTAGGCTACCCCTATGACAGCGACGAGGCAGTCGCATTCACGATGATAGTTATGGCTGCTCTTGAGGTCTTCTCGTGGAAGCGTAGCTGGGAGCTAGGCGCGAAGCTAGGTCACGCGCCTGCATTCGAGTGCAGGAAGTATGACTGGAGGAAGATGGAGTGCCTAGAGAAGGCGGAGCCAGAGGAGCTCCTAGAGCTACACACGCCAGCCCTGGTGAAAGCCGCCAAAGTGCTTGCATTTAGAGATGGCTGGGTCAAGCTGAAGTACCATGAGGTTGAGGTGTCAGAGGATATAGCTAAGAGGATTGTTGGAAAGGCATCTTCACGTGTAGAAAAGGATGGGTCAATACGCTTAGTACCATTAAATGTCTTAGAAAAAGTGGCGCGCGAGGTCTTCGGGGTAACTAAGAATGAGTATTGGAAGGCGCTGCAGATGAGCCCAGTTATGGTTGCTAATAGTCCTAGGCATCTCCTAGCACTAGCGATATTCAATCCGGGAGCCGCTTGGGAAGTCCTCAAGGCATACGGCAGAGTGCTTGGCGCAAGAGCTCCGCGAAACACGGTTATGACAACCGTGGCCCCGACTGGCACTATCAGCATAATCGCGGGCACGAGCAGCGGTATTGAGCCATACTTCGCACTAGTCTATAAGAGAAAGGTCACTGTTGGCGAGTTCCTGGAAGTCGTAAAGCCCTTCCGAGACAAGCTACTGGAGGTAGCCAGGAAGCACAATGTCCCAGAGAGCATTGTTGAAAAGATATACGAGATTATAAGTAAGCATAAGGGTAGCCTGCGCTGGGCCCTGGACGAGGTCAGGGACTACTTGTTGCAGAATGGGTTCCAGAACGGCTTCCTAGCCGAGATCGAGCGGCTAGCAAGACTATTCCCGATGAGCATGGACTTCGACGTCTGGTACCACCTAGCACACCAGATAGCAGCACAGCTCTACGTAGACCAAGCCATAAGCAAGACCATTAACCTGCGGAAAGAAGCAGTCAAGGACGAGGTGTTCACAGCCTACCTAGTAGCGTGGCTTGGCGGCCTCAAGGGCGTCACGGTGTACAGGGACGAGAGCAAAGGAGTACAAGTAATCTACTTCGGAGGAGAACAGAAAGCAATCCCAGCAATACCGATAAGAAAGAAGAGAATAGCCGAGAGCACAAAAAAGCCTAAAAAGAAAATGAGGATGATTCACTTAAAGAAACGAATGAAGCTCAGCGAGCTATCCCGCGACGAAAAGGTTGTTGAACTCTTTGAGGCAAAGACCATAGAGACTACTAGTGGAGAAGTAGTTGTAGAGCTTACTGAGAACAGTACATGCAAGACATGCGAGATATAA
- a CDS encoding type II toxin-antitoxin system VapC family toxin, with protein sequence MPANTLLIDSTVLIRLVLGKEGADFAINVFSRAEEGVEDVVIPSTALVEALSKAAVAAASSVVGGDVKEGIEALYTNINAREKAVDVMEKLLSYIMFLHKTGRVTIYSVGADDIEHALELMKKNNLNFSDAITLAVAEKLRIQKIATFSKKLRQVTGYTFLPSA encoded by the coding sequence ATGCCGGCGAACACGCTTCTCATAGACTCAACCGTACTCATACGCCTAGTCCTAGGCAAAGAGGGAGCAGATTTCGCCATAAACGTGTTTAGTAGAGCAGAGGAGGGCGTCGAGGACGTAGTTATACCGAGCACGGCACTTGTTGAGGCACTATCAAAGGCCGCAGTAGCGGCTGCAAGTAGCGTAGTTGGCGGTGACGTAAAAGAGGGTATAGAGGCACTTTACACTAATATAAATGCAAGAGAGAAAGCCGTCGATGTCATGGAGAAACTGCTCTCGTACATAATGTTCCTGCATAAAACCGGCCGTGTAACAATTTACAGCGTTGGTGCAGATGACATTGAGCACGCCCTAGAGCTTATGAAGAAGAATAACCTTAACTTCTCAGATGCAATAACCCTTGCAGTTGCAGAAAAGCTTCGGATTCAAAAAATAGCGACTTTTAGCAAGAAGCTCCGCCAAGTAACAGGGTACACTTTCTTGCCTTCAGCTTAG
- a CDS encoding amino acid ABC transporter permease, whose amino-acid sequence MIAGIGEIVANYGSLLLTGLKNTLLLTAVSFVIGFSLGSVIAVGRAYGPRWLSWLLAAYVETIRGTPMLLQLFILYYALPDVGVKLSALTAAILGMGLNSAAYQSEYIRSSIKAVPSGQWEAALSLGMTKLQAIFSIIVPIALRSSIPALTNELVYLLKYSSIAYFLTVVELVYAGKIIGSETFMYVQVYTIIAIIYLVLSLLITRSMKKLERKITIPGLAVEEAQRT is encoded by the coding sequence ATGATAGCAGGTATTGGAGAAATAGTAGCAAATTATGGAAGCCTATTGCTAACAGGCCTAAAAAACACACTCCTATTAACCGCAGTATCCTTCGTGATAGGCTTTAGCCTAGGCTCAGTAATAGCTGTTGGAAGGGCCTATGGTCCTCGCTGGCTTAGCTGGCTTCTCGCCGCATATGTTGAGACAATAAGGGGTACACCTATGCTACTTCAACTCTTCATACTGTACTACGCATTGCCCGACGTAGGTGTAAAACTCTCAGCACTAACTGCTGCAATCCTAGGCATGGGGCTTAACAGTGCCGCATATCAATCAGAGTACATACGGTCGTCGATAAAAGCGGTGCCTAGTGGGCAATGGGAGGCAGCCCTAAGCCTTGGAATGACAAAGCTTCAAGCAATATTTAGCATAATAGTCCCAATCGCCCTGCGCTCCTCAATACCAGCACTTACAAATGAGCTGGTATACTTGCTAAAATACTCTTCAATTGCGTACTTCCTAACGGTCGTCGAACTCGTATATGCGGGCAAAATAATAGGCTCAGAGACATTCATGTACGTCCAAGTATACACCATAATAGCGATAATATATTTGGTGCTCTCACTGCTAATAACCCGCAGCATGAAGAAACTTGAAAGAAAAATCACAATACCCGGCCTTGCTGTAGAAGAAGCCCAGAGAACGTAA